A section of the Candidatus Latescibacterota bacterium genome encodes:
- a CDS encoding glycosyltransferase family 2 protein, with protein sequence MSERETPRRRVGLVVLNWNGGEVLPACLASLDAAVTHSRHAVTRLLVDNASTDGSADAALRTHPQWELLRLDSNRRFAGGMNAGLQLLLARDLDHVCVLNNDTEADPDLLDPLVDALEQYPRAGGVCPRIHYADPRDRMWYAGGAVSRFSTVSRHLGLRKPAAGRWLVPAETGYLTGCCLMGRGEFWRSTGGFDESFGLYAEDVDLSLRARALGWGLRYAPAALLYHRVGFASGGGLAATKLRAQRKAVLHLLRRHVPAWRRPLALAAWGLHVLRGALAARLRGERGVGGALVRAMGSGGGETGPKQSRERSA encoded by the coding sequence ATGTCTGAGCGCGAAACGCCTCGGCGGCGCGTGGGCCTCGTGGTCCTCAACTGGAACGGCGGCGAGGTGCTGCCGGCCTGCCTGGCCAGCCTCGACGCCGCCGTGACCCACAGCCGGCACGCCGTGACGCGACTCCTGGTGGACAACGCCTCCACCGACGGCTCCGCCGACGCCGCGCTGCGCACCCATCCCCAGTGGGAGCTGCTGCGGCTGGACAGCAATCGCCGCTTCGCCGGCGGCATGAATGCGGGGCTGCAGCTGCTGCTCGCGCGCGACCTCGACCACGTCTGCGTGCTGAACAACGACACCGAGGCGGACCCGGACCTGCTGGATCCGCTGGTCGACGCCCTGGAGCAGTACCCCCGGGCCGGCGGCGTCTGCCCCCGCATCCACTACGCGGACCCGCGCGACCGGATGTGGTACGCTGGGGGGGCGGTGAGCCGCTTCAGCACCGTGAGCCGTCACCTGGGCCTGCGCAAGCCGGCCGCCGGGCGTTGGCTCGTGCCCGCCGAGACCGGTTACCTCACGGGCTGCTGCCTGATGGGCCGCGGCGAGTTCTGGCGGAGCACGGGCGGCTTCGACGAGAGCTTCGGCCTCTACGCCGAGGACGTGGACCTGTCCCTGCGCGCCCGCGCCCTGGGCTGGGGGCTGCGCTACGCGCCCGCCGCCCTGCTCTACCACCGCGTGGGCTTTGCCAGCGGCGGGGGCCTGGCGGCGACGAAGCTGCGCGCCCAGCGCAAGGCGGTGCTGCACCTGCTGCGTCGCCACGTGCCCGCCTGGCGGCGTCCCCTGGCGCTCGCGGCCTGGGGGCTGCACGTCCTGCGCGGCGCGCTGGCCGCGAGGCTGCGCGGAGAGCGGGGCGTCGGCGGCGCGCTCGTGCGCGCCATGGGCTCGGGCGGCGGCGAAACGGGTCCGAAGCAGAGCAGGGAGAGGAGCGCGTGA
- a CDS encoding polyprenol monophosphomannose synthase: MNGQSLVIIPTYNERENIDAIIAAVLAIDPGLGVLVVDDSSPDGTAELVKARPELDTRVFLLSRPGKMGLGSAYIAGFQWALARPDVARIFEMDADFSHNPEDLRRFLREIDSHDLVLGSRYLDGVTVVNWPLRRLVLSLGANIYTRIVTGMPIKDATGGFKCFRREVLESIPLERVRSDGYSFQIELNYQAWKRGFKIKEIPIVFTDRRVGVSKMNRRIIWEAVWMVWRLRFTRLRGGRWQGASR; this comes from the coding sequence GTGAACGGGCAGAGCCTCGTCATCATTCCCACCTACAACGAGCGCGAGAACATCGACGCGATCATCGCGGCGGTGCTCGCCATCGACCCGGGTCTGGGCGTGCTCGTGGTGGACGACAGCTCGCCGGACGGCACGGCGGAGCTCGTGAAGGCCCGCCCCGAGCTGGACACACGGGTCTTCCTGCTGAGCCGGCCTGGCAAGATGGGACTGGGCAGCGCCTACATCGCGGGCTTCCAGTGGGCCCTGGCGCGCCCCGACGTGGCCCGGATCTTCGAGATGGACGCGGACTTCTCCCACAACCCCGAGGACCTGCGCCGCTTCCTGCGCGAGATCGACAGCCACGATCTCGTGCTGGGCAGCCGCTACCTCGACGGCGTCACCGTGGTCAACTGGCCGTTGCGCCGGCTGGTGCTGAGCCTGGGCGCGAACATCTACACGCGCATCGTCACCGGCATGCCGATCAAGGACGCCACCGGCGGCTTCAAGTGCTTCCGCCGCGAGGTGCTGGAGTCCATCCCCCTCGAGCGGGTGCGCAGCGACGGCTACAGCTTCCAGATCGAGCTGAACTACCAGGCCTGGAAGCGCGGCTTCAAGATCAAGGAGATCCCCATCGTCTTCACGGATCGCCGCGTGGGCGTGAGCAAGATGAACCGGCGGATCATCTGGGAGGCCGTGTGGATGGTCTGGCGTCTGCGCTTCACGCGACTGCGGGGCGGACGCTGGCAGGGGGCGTCGCGGTGA
- a CDS encoding glycosyltransferase — MKTISVIYVSYNSGEEILASVKSLREAGSRHALEVIAVDNASRDDSAARLAEAPHLTLLQNPMNLGYARAVNLGLTAATGDYVLVLNPDVTVRPGAVDALVEFMDAHPRAGIAGAKLLNEDGTLQHSCRSFYTFWTVLLRRTPLGKLFPKSRALRHHLMLDFDHASERAVDWVLGACMMVRRQAVAEVGPMDPRFFLYFEDVDWCYRMQTRGWEVWYVPGAVMNHVHKRASARNPFSRSLVAHITSFVHYTEKWNPAAYLLKRYRNLFKVLTLLVLDVAGAGAAYLAAIALRRSFHLDYFIAEPYQRFSLLYFVILLGTYYLSGLYRSSRRESASEELLALGKAGVLAGVVLMSSTFLSKERIVSRAVVLASVLLAVLLTWLLRGGLRALHRVLLRYHFDLRRLLLVGTAVEASALEQRLLRHPELGLEMVGRIAVGESEMERRGALGGPADLERVSAAERVQEIVVAPSGAGLPSLATALIWCRARSIDLRLLSDLAGMVGRGARAEDFLGLPAVAYRMAGLYPLERAFKRLADLVVGLAGLVLTLLPGLVHLGVSRGARRLRVEVLGRHGRPTRLTLVLRRDGRPAPDVLNPWAFAAVLAGGLSLVGPMPRRALPAPPPDLGALLTLRPGLTGAWRRRGRVDAADEARQLDLFYLRNWSLGLDLQLWLETLGAQLRGDHPAFLLARLRGEEATRPTAAAAPGEKGLA, encoded by the coding sequence GTGAAGACGATCTCCGTCATCTACGTGAGCTACAACTCCGGCGAGGAGATCCTCGCGAGCGTGAAGAGCCTCCGGGAAGCGGGCAGCCGCCACGCGCTCGAGGTGATCGCGGTGGACAACGCCAGCCGCGACGACTCCGCCGCCCGCCTGGCCGAGGCCCCGCACCTGACGCTGCTCCAGAACCCGATGAACCTGGGCTACGCGCGCGCGGTGAACCTGGGGCTCACGGCCGCCACCGGCGACTACGTGCTGGTGCTGAACCCGGACGTCACCGTGCGCCCCGGCGCCGTCGACGCGCTGGTGGAGTTCATGGACGCCCATCCCCGCGCGGGCATCGCCGGCGCGAAGCTGCTCAACGAGGACGGCACGCTGCAGCACTCCTGCCGCAGCTTCTACACCTTCTGGACCGTGCTGCTGCGGCGCACGCCGCTGGGGAAGCTGTTCCCGAAGAGCCGCGCGCTGCGCCACCATCTCATGCTCGACTTCGACCACGCCTCCGAGCGCGCGGTGGACTGGGTGCTCGGAGCCTGCATGATGGTGCGCCGGCAGGCCGTGGCCGAGGTGGGCCCCATGGACCCGCGCTTCTTCCTCTACTTCGAGGACGTGGACTGGTGCTACCGCATGCAGACGCGCGGGTGGGAGGTGTGGTACGTCCCCGGCGCCGTGATGAACCACGTGCACAAGCGCGCCAGCGCGCGGAATCCCTTCAGCCGCAGCCTGGTGGCGCACATCACGAGCTTCGTGCACTACACCGAGAAGTGGAACCCGGCCGCCTACCTGCTCAAGCGCTATCGCAACCTGTTCAAGGTGCTGACGCTCCTCGTCCTCGACGTCGCCGGCGCGGGCGCGGCCTACCTCGCCGCGATCGCGCTGCGCCGCAGCTTCCACCTGGACTACTTCATCGCCGAGCCGTACCAGCGCTTCTCGCTGCTGTACTTCGTCATCCTCCTCGGCACCTACTACCTGTCGGGGCTCTACCGCAGCAGCCGCCGCGAGAGCGCGAGCGAGGAGCTGCTCGCCCTGGGCAAGGCCGGCGTGCTGGCGGGCGTGGTGCTCATGAGCAGCACCTTCCTGAGCAAGGAGCGGATCGTCTCGCGCGCGGTGGTGCTCGCCAGCGTGCTCCTCGCCGTGCTGCTCACCTGGCTGCTGCGCGGCGGCCTGCGCGCGCTGCACCGCGTGCTGCTGCGCTACCACTTCGACTTGCGTCGGCTCCTGCTCGTGGGCACGGCGGTGGAGGCGTCCGCGCTGGAGCAGCGCCTGCTGCGGCACCCGGAGCTGGGCCTGGAGATGGTGGGGCGCATCGCGGTCGGCGAGAGCGAGATGGAGCGCCGCGGCGCGCTCGGCGGTCCCGCGGACCTCGAGCGGGTGAGCGCGGCGGAGCGGGTGCAGGAGATCGTGGTGGCGCCGAGCGGGGCGGGACTGCCGTCGCTGGCCACGGCCCTGATCTGGTGCCGGGCGCGGAGCATCGACCTGCGCCTGCTCAGCGACCTGGCCGGCATGGTGGGCCGGGGCGCGCGCGCCGAGGACTTTCTCGGCCTGCCCGCCGTGGCCTACCGCATGGCCGGCCTCTACCCGCTGGAGCGGGCGTTCAAGCGGCTGGCGGACCTGGTCGTGGGGCTCGCGGGGCTCGTCTTGACCCTGCTTCCCGGCCTGGTGCATCTTGGAGTGAGTCGCGGGGCGAGGAGGCTCCGCGTGGAGGTGCTGGGACGTCACGGGCGGCCGACGCGCCTCACCCTGGTCCTGCGCCGGGACGGTCGCCCGGCGCCCGACGTTCTCAACCCCTGGGCATTCGCGGCAGTGCTCGCAGGCGGACTGAGCCTGGTGGGGCCCATGCCCCGACGCGCGCTGCCCGCGCCGCCGCCGGACCTGGGCGCGCTGCTGACGCTGCGCCCCGGGCTGACCGGCGCCTGGCGCCGTCGCGGGCGGGTGGACGCGGCCGACGAGGCCCGTCAACTCGACCTCTTCTATCTGCGCAACTGGAGCCTGGGGCTCGACCTCCAGCTCTGGCTGGAGACCCTGGGCGCCCAGCTGCGCGGCGACCATCCCGCCTTCCTCCTCGCGCGGTTGCGCGGGGAGGAGGCCACGCGCCCGACGGCAGCGGCCGCGCCGGGCGAGAAAGGACTCGCGTGA
- a CDS encoding T9SS type A sorting domain-containing protein, protein MSKQHSLPLLLLAMLLSTSAATSRAEDHWSVWADPSRVRAFALDGDAVWAGGRGGLVRITPATGDVEAVTTAEGLAGIDVMDLLMQDGELWVAMATEGLQRYRPGAADPWFRFQTFPQGLASDAVQCLAGGPAGGVWYGSDKGYGVIVDGQHQRLWNELNGLSNPDVRALAFAGDTLVVGTAAGLYRMDPGANPVAVAGAPTSTITDVAVVADSVWVVAGGALHRDRLAGTDAWPALASPVAGLEVKALAAVGEGLVVTLGESGTSGRADRVFLYSAGAGWTDISAGLPNNFYPAYSTLAYDAVLAGPGGDIWVGGTVDGALGPGAVHYAGGSWTHHPLNASPAGAEYNSMALAPSGNLWANSTVAGAMFDGQRWTRYPSGSFSGGVPRFSLDVLEDSQGWVWFNRYTHRFLRVELSSLTEEIITGDGVSITRMLEDAQGNRWFCRDNNDVQTGLSVFTADDTWIHYDLGSGLPSLTIDDIAFLSTRRVALLCRGAGLWIWDHAGTLDNTDDDTWWGEGAGLEDDDGLLEAGTLFSSLTDDRRGGLWVGQGNGLVRVVPSSGGYRVVTRLGAKTTFTDGLIGVSVACVAGAPDGSVWVGTDLGLTHAALTLENSGGQELLRWTLQSYTTETGRQQAGTDLFGSETLAPLPSGNVRRVLVGDDGDTIWLGTTSGVARLTFSPDAAPDPSLVDAAWIYPNPARLALGHQAVRLGGIEQPVTATVYNLEGQLVKESGEVQPGGVLWDMTTRFGSRAVSGTYILRLETQGHVALRELVVVR, encoded by the coding sequence GTGAGCAAGCAGCACAGCCTCCCCCTGCTCCTGCTGGCGATGCTCCTGTCGACGAGCGCGGCGACGTCGCGCGCCGAAGACCACTGGTCCGTGTGGGCGGACCCCAGCCGCGTGCGCGCCTTCGCGCTCGACGGCGACGCCGTCTGGGCCGGCGGCCGCGGCGGCCTGGTGCGGATCACGCCGGCCACGGGCGACGTGGAGGCGGTCACCACGGCCGAGGGCCTGGCGGGCATCGACGTGATGGACCTGCTCATGCAGGACGGCGAACTGTGGGTGGCCATGGCCACCGAGGGGCTGCAGCGCTATCGTCCGGGCGCGGCCGACCCCTGGTTCCGCTTCCAGACCTTCCCGCAGGGCCTGGCCTCCGACGCCGTGCAGTGCCTCGCCGGCGGTCCCGCCGGCGGCGTCTGGTACGGCAGCGACAAGGGCTACGGCGTCATCGTCGACGGCCAGCATCAGCGGCTCTGGAACGAGCTGAACGGACTCTCCAATCCCGACGTGCGCGCACTGGCCTTCGCTGGCGACACGCTGGTGGTGGGCACGGCGGCCGGGCTCTACCGCATGGACCCCGGGGCGAACCCGGTGGCCGTGGCGGGCGCGCCGACGTCGACGATCACGGACGTTGCCGTGGTCGCCGACAGCGTGTGGGTCGTGGCCGGCGGGGCGTTGCACCGGGATCGTCTGGCGGGTACTGACGCCTGGCCGGCGCTAGCGTCGCCGGTAGCGGGCCTCGAAGTGAAGGCGCTGGCGGCCGTGGGCGAGGGCTTGGTGGTCACGTTGGGAGAGTCGGGAACGAGTGGCAGGGCGGATCGAGTCTTTCTCTACAGCGCCGGCGCGGGGTGGACCGACATCAGCGCGGGCCTTCCGAACAACTTCTATCCCGCGTACAGCACGCTCGCCTATGACGCGGTGCTCGCGGGCCCCGGTGGCGATATCTGGGTGGGCGGAACCGTCGACGGCGCCCTGGGACCGGGTGCCGTGCACTACGCCGGCGGCAGTTGGACGCACCATCCCCTCAACGCGAGCCCGGCGGGCGCGGAGTACAACAGCATGGCGCTGGCGCCCTCCGGCAATCTGTGGGCGAACAGCACCGTGGCCGGCGCCATGTTCGACGGCCAGCGTTGGACGCGCTATCCCTCGGGCAGCTTCTCGGGCGGCGTTCCACGGTTCAGCCTCGACGTGCTCGAAGACAGCCAGGGCTGGGTGTGGTTCAATCGCTACACGCATCGCTTCCTGCGCGTCGAGCTCAGCAGCCTGACCGAGGAGATCATCACGGGCGACGGCGTGTCGATCACACGAATGCTGGAAGACGCGCAGGGCAACCGCTGGTTCTGCCGGGACAACAACGATGTCCAGACCGGCCTGTCGGTGTTCACTGCGGACGACACCTGGATCCACTACGACCTCGGCTCCGGGCTGCCGTCGCTCACGATCGACGACATCGCCTTCCTGTCGACCCGGCGCGTGGCGCTGCTCTGCCGCGGCGCGGGGCTCTGGATCTGGGACCACGCCGGCACGCTGGACAACACCGACGACGACACCTGGTGGGGCGAGGGCGCGGGTCTCGAGGACGACGATGGCCTTCTCGAGGCGGGAACGCTCTTCTCGAGCCTCACCGACGATCGCCGCGGCGGACTCTGGGTCGGCCAGGGCAACGGCCTGGTGCGCGTGGTTCCGTCCAGCGGCGGCTACCGTGTGGTGACGCGCCTGGGCGCCAAGACCACCTTCACCGACGGCCTGATCGGCGTGAGCGTTGCCTGCGTGGCGGGCGCCCCGGACGGCAGCGTCTGGGTGGGCACGGATCTCGGACTCACGCATGCGGCGCTGACCCTCGAGAACAGCGGCGGCCAGGAGTTGCTGCGCTGGACGCTCCAGAGCTACACCACCGAGACCGGCCGCCAGCAGGCGGGCACTGATCTCTTCGGCAGCGAGACGCTCGCGCCCTTGCCGTCGGGCAACGTGCGCCGCGTGCTGGTTGGCGACGACGGGGACACGATCTGGCTGGGTACCACGTCTGGGGTGGCGCGCCTCACCTTCAGCCCCGACGCGGCGCCGGATCCGTCCCTCGTGGACGCGGCGTGGATCTACCCCAACCCCGCGCGGCTCGCGCTCGGCCACCAGGCCGTGCGCCTGGGCGGGATCGAGCAGCCGGTCACGGCGACGGTCTACAACCTCGAAGGCCAGCTCGTGAAGGAGTCGGGCGAGGTCCAGCCCGGCGGGGTGCTCTGGGACATGACCACGCGCTTCGGCTCGCGCGCGGTGAGCGGCACCTACATCCTGAGGCTCGAGACGCAGGGGCACGTGGCGCTGCGCGAGCTGGTCGTGGTGCGCTAG
- a CDS encoding polysaccharide biosynthesis protein, with protein sequence MKRLLIIGAGEAGRMVAAEIEASPELGLALAGWLDDAPALAGQSVAGRPVFGTTEALREVARREAVDEVVLAIPSAAGAVVRRLVRICQEAELPFKIVPGIREIVTGAVHISQIRRVNPEDLLGRETVDFQPEPVRRDVAGKTVMITGAGGSIGSEIARQVARLAPRRLVLMGRGENSIFEIENELRDRHPGLEILGLIADMRDRERILRLGAEIAPQLLYHAAAHKHVPYMEAWPSEAFVNNVLGTRNLVDMATAVGAERMVMLSTDKAVDPQGVMGASKRLAELLLLRAAARARQAGGATRFISVRFGNVLASRGSVVPLFQRQIAAGGPVTVTDARATRFFMTIKEASMLVIQAGSGGAGGEIYILNMGESVEILELARSMIRLSGFVPERDIPIRFTGLRPGEKLHERLMTAAEAEVSEFGEQLMIIRPELPGGLDLDATFAELGALAAAGDDDTLRARMLAVAGATRDLL encoded by the coding sequence GTGAAGCGACTTCTCATCATCGGCGCCGGCGAGGCCGGCCGCATGGTGGCCGCCGAGATCGAGGCCAGCCCGGAACTGGGCCTCGCCCTCGCGGGCTGGCTCGACGACGCCCCCGCGCTGGCGGGGCAGAGCGTGGCCGGGCGGCCCGTCTTCGGCACGACCGAGGCGCTGCGCGAGGTGGCCCGCCGCGAGGCGGTGGACGAGGTCGTGCTGGCCATCCCGTCGGCGGCGGGCGCGGTGGTGCGGCGCCTGGTGCGCATCTGCCAGGAGGCGGAGCTTCCCTTCAAGATCGTGCCGGGGATTCGCGAGATCGTCACCGGCGCGGTGCACATCTCGCAGATTCGCCGGGTGAATCCGGAGGACCTGCTCGGCCGCGAGACGGTGGACTTCCAGCCCGAGCCGGTCCGCCGCGACGTCGCGGGCAAGACCGTGATGATCACCGGGGCGGGCGGGTCCATCGGCAGCGAGATCGCCCGCCAGGTGGCGCGTCTCGCGCCGCGGCGGCTGGTGCTGATGGGCCGGGGCGAGAACTCCATCTTCGAGATCGAGAACGAGCTGCGCGATCGGCATCCCGGGCTCGAGATCCTCGGCCTCATCGCCGACATGCGCGACCGGGAGCGCATCCTGCGGCTGGGGGCCGAGATCGCCCCGCAGCTGCTCTACCACGCCGCCGCCCACAAGCACGTGCCCTACATGGAGGCCTGGCCCAGCGAAGCTTTCGTGAACAACGTGCTCGGTACCCGGAACCTCGTGGACATGGCCACGGCCGTCGGCGCGGAGCGCATGGTCATGCTGTCCACCGACAAGGCCGTGGATCCCCAGGGCGTGATGGGCGCCAGCAAGCGCCTGGCGGAGCTGCTGCTGCTGCGCGCGGCCGCCCGGGCGCGGCAGGCCGGCGGCGCAACCCGCTTCATCTCCGTCCGTTTTGGCAACGTGCTTGCAAGCCGGGGCTCGGTGGTGCCCCTCTTCCAGCGGCAGATCGCGGCGGGAGGGCCGGTCACGGTGACCGACGCCCGCGCCACGCGCTTCTTCATGACGATCAAGGAGGCCAGCATGCTGGTCATCCAGGCCGGCAGCGGGGGCGCGGGGGGCGAGATCTACATCCTCAACATGGGTGAGAGCGTGGAGATCCTGGAGCTGGCGCGCAGCATGATCCGCCTGTCGGGCTTCGTGCCCGAGCGAGACATTCCCATCCGCTTCACCGGCCTGCGTCCGGGGGAGAAGCTGCACGAGCGCCTCATGACCGCGGCCGAGGCCGAGGTGAGCGAGTTCGGCGAGCAGCTGATGATCATCCGCCCGGAGCTGCCGGGCGGCCTCGACCTCGACGCCACCTTTGCCGAGCTGGGCGCCCTGGCCGCCGCCGGCGACGACGACACGCTCCGCGCCCGCATGCTCGCCGTGGCCGGCGCCACGCGGGACCTGCTGTGA
- a CDS encoding DegT/DnrJ/EryC1/StrS family aminotransferase translates to MSARRGDSGALPALEGGRPVRDTPLPFFRPSHGEDEIAAVVETLRSGWLTVGPRTQTFRQAFLDHVGLAHGWPVNSCTSGLFLALKILGLGPGDEVITSPNTFTASVNVIHHVGATPVLADIELISYGLDPAAVEAAITPATRAILAVHYGGQLCDIEALAAIAKRHDLLLVEDAAHAFGGLASGRPPGDFGDMAAFSFYVTKNLSTGEGGFLSCRDDALEKEIALMSLHGMEGDAWRRYADRGRWFYGVSRFGYKCNMTDIQAALGLVQLGRAEALREARRRAAERYRANLADEAALHLPATREGALHSWHLYAPRLADGALRVDRDRFLQALTAEGISPSLHFIPIQHHAVHREYFGAPGPQLPSSEAFYRGCFSLPLFPDITDDEVDQASEAVLKLISYYRG, encoded by the coding sequence GTGAGCGCGCGCCGCGGCGATTCGGGCGCGCTGCCCGCGCTGGAGGGGGGACGTCCCGTCCGGGACACGCCGCTGCCCTTCTTCCGCCCCAGCCACGGCGAGGACGAGATCGCGGCGGTGGTGGAAACCCTGCGCTCTGGCTGGCTCACCGTGGGACCGCGCACGCAGACCTTCCGGCAGGCCTTCCTCGACCACGTGGGCCTGGCCCACGGCTGGCCGGTGAACAGCTGCACCTCCGGGCTCTTCCTCGCGCTCAAGATCCTGGGCCTGGGTCCTGGCGACGAGGTGATCACCAGCCCCAACACCTTCACCGCGTCGGTGAACGTGATCCACCACGTGGGGGCCACCCCCGTGCTCGCGGACATCGAGCTCATCAGCTACGGGCTCGATCCCGCCGCGGTGGAGGCGGCGATCACGCCGGCCACGCGGGCCATCCTCGCCGTGCACTACGGCGGACAGCTCTGCGACATCGAGGCGCTGGCGGCGATCGCGAAGCGACACGACCTGCTGCTGGTGGAGGATGCGGCTCACGCCTTCGGTGGACTCGCCAGCGGGCGCCCCCCCGGCGACTTCGGCGACATGGCGGCCTTCTCCTTCTACGTCACCAAGAACCTCAGCACCGGCGAGGGCGGCTTCCTGAGCTGCCGCGACGACGCGCTCGAGAAGGAGATCGCCCTCATGAGCCTGCACGGCATGGAGGGCGACGCCTGGAGGCGCTACGCCGACCGCGGGCGCTGGTTCTACGGCGTGAGCCGTTTCGGCTACAAGTGCAACATGACGGACATCCAGGCCGCCCTCGGCCTCGTCCAGCTCGGGCGGGCGGAGGCGCTGCGCGAGGCGCGCAGGCGCGCGGCCGAGCGCTACCGCGCGAACCTCGCCGACGAGGCGGCGCTGCACCTGCCCGCCACGCGGGAGGGCGCGCTGCACAGCTGGCATCTCTATGCGCCGCGCCTCGCCGACGGCGCGCTGCGCGTCGATCGCGACCGCTTCCTCCAGGCGCTGACGGCCGAGGGCATCTCGCCCAGCCTGCACTTCATCCCGATCCAGCACCACGCGGTGCACCGGGAGTACTTCGGCGCGCCCGGTCCGCAGCTCCCGTCCAGCGAGGCGTTCTACCGCGGTTGTTTCAGCCTGCCCCTCTTTCCGGACATCACCGACGACGAGGTGGATCAGGCCAGCGAGGCCGTCCTCAAGCTCATCAGCTACTACCGAGGGTAG
- a CDS encoding GNAT family N-acetyltransferase yields MADGITLQRRLDWQELDAFVATARGASFYHGATWLRSLEEVYGLRVGFLLRRAEGALEGVLPFVESARLGIVHRQSLAFGTYGGPALAPDAAASLADALRARFLASVGGRCQRVTLTTAPDLDHPDGPADAPHRPATQILDLRPGWDAVFADGFRKERRRQVRKALRSGVVVARSAEPDDVAAYHRIYLEHAREWRLASPTPLAHLQFLVRDTGRVRFWVARHRGVLVGGHLNFHHRGAVIAWNGCASKAHRELAPSVLLYAMNLEQACADGEASFNFGGSIGKDPLYEFKAAFGAQPVHYGLWRRDGAALRLLGRGGAS; encoded by the coding sequence GTGGCGGACGGCATCACGCTCCAGCGCCGCCTGGACTGGCAGGAGCTGGACGCCTTCGTCGCCACGGCCCGCGGCGCGAGCTTCTACCACGGCGCCACCTGGCTGCGCTCGCTGGAGGAGGTCTACGGCCTGCGCGTGGGGTTCCTCCTGCGTCGCGCGGAGGGCGCGCTGGAGGGCGTGCTGCCCTTCGTGGAGAGCGCGCGCCTCGGCATCGTGCACCGGCAGAGCCTCGCCTTCGGCACCTACGGCGGCCCGGCGCTGGCGCCGGACGCCGCAGCGTCGCTCGCCGATGCGCTGCGCGCGCGCTTTCTCGCGAGCGTGGGGGGACGCTGCCAGCGCGTCACGCTGACCACGGCGCCCGACCTCGACCATCCCGACGGCCCTGCCGACGCTCCCCACCGCCCGGCGACCCAGATCCTCGACCTGCGCCCGGGCTGGGACGCGGTCTTCGCCGACGGCTTTCGCAAGGAGCGCCGCCGGCAGGTGCGCAAGGCCCTGCGCTCGGGCGTGGTGGTGGCGCGCAGCGCCGAGCCCGACGACGTCGCCGCCTACCACCGCATCTACCTCGAGCACGCGCGCGAGTGGCGGCTGGCCTCGCCCACGCCGCTCGCCCACCTGCAGTTCCTCGTGCGCGACACGGGGCGCGTGCGCTTCTGGGTGGCGCGCCACCGCGGCGTGCTGGTGGGGGGGCATCTCAACTTCCACCACCGCGGCGCGGTGATCGCCTGGAACGGCTGTGCGAGCAAGGCCCATCGCGAGCTCGCGCCCAGCGTGCTGCTCTACGCGATGAACCTGGAGCAGGCCTGCGCCGACGGCGAGGCGAGCTTCAACTTCGGCGGGAGCATCGGCAAGGACCCGCTCTACGAGTTCAAGGCGGCCTTCGGCGCCCAGCCCGTGCACTACGGGCTCTGGCGACGCGACGGCGCCGCGCTCCGGCTCCTCGGCCGCGGGGGCGCGTCGTGA